The proteins below are encoded in one region of Manis pentadactyla isolate mManPen7 chromosome 2, mManPen7.hap1, whole genome shotgun sequence:
- the SNX17 gene encoding sorting nexin-17 isoform X3, which produces MHFSIPETESRSGDSGGSAYVAYNIHVNGVLHCRVRYSQLLGLHEQLRKEYGANVLPSFPPKKLFSLTPAEVEQRREQLEKYMQAVRQDPLLGSSETFNSFLRRAQQAVAAKLDLPDDLIGYFSLFLVREKEDGTFSFVRKLQEFELPYVSVTSLRSQEYKIVLRKSYWDSAYDDDVMENRVGLNLLYAQTVSDIERGWILVTKEQHRQLKSLQEKVSKKEFLRLAQTLRHYGYLRFDACVADFPEKDCPVVVSAGNSELSLQLRLPGQQLREGSFRVTRMRCWRVTSSVPLPSGGTSSPGRGRGEVRLELAFEYLMSKDRLQWVTITSPQAIMMSICLQSMVDELMVKKSGGSIRKMLRRRVGGPLRRSDSQQVVKSPPLLESPDASRESMVKLSSKLSAVSLRGISSPSTDASASDVHGNFAFEGIGDEDL; this is translated from the exons ATGCACTTTTCCATTCCTGAAACCGAGTCCCGCAGCGGGGACAGCGGCGGCTCCGCCTATGTG GCCTATAACATTCACGTGAATGGAGTCCTGCACTGTCGGGTGCGCTACAGCCAGCTCCTGGGGCTACACGAGCAG CTTCGGAAGGAGTATGGGGCCAATGTGCTTCCTTCATTTCCCCCaaagaagcttttctctctgacACCAGCTGAGGTAGAACAAAGAAGAGAACAGTTAGAGAAGTACATGCAAGCTG TTCGGCAAGACCCCCTACTTGGAAGCAGTGAGACTTTCAACAGTTTCCTGCGTCGGGCACAGCAG GCTGTGGCTGCAAAGCTGGATCTTCCAGATGACCTGATTGGATACTTTAGTCTCTTTCTAGTTCGAGAAAAAGAGGATGGAACCTTTTCTT TTGTACGCAAGTTGCAAGAATTTGAGCTGCCCTATGTGTCTGTTACCAGTCTTCGGAGTCAAGAGTATAAGATTGTGCTAAGGAAGAG TTACTGGGACTCTGCCTATGATGATGATGTCATGGAGAACCGGGTTGGCCTAAACCTGCTTTATGCTCAG ACAGTATCAGACATTGAGCGTGGGTGGATCCTGGTCACCAAGGAGCAGCACCGGCAGCTCAAATCTCTGCAAGAGAAGGTCTCTAAGAAGGAG TTCCTGCGGTTGGCTCAGACGCTGCGGCACTATGGCTACTTGCGCTTCGATGCCTGTGTGGCCGACTTCCCAGAGAAGGACTGTCCCGTGGTGGTGAGCGCAGGCAACAGTGAGCTCAGCCTCCAGCTCCGCCTACCTGGCCAGCAACTCCGGGAAGGCTCCTTCCGGGTCACCCGCATGCGGTGCTGGCGGGTCACCTCCTCT GTGCCTTTGCCCAGTGGAGGCACAAGCAGCCCAGGCCGTGGCCGTGGTGAGGTACGCCTAGAACTGGCTTTTGAATACCTCATGAGCAAGGACCGGCTACAGTGGGTCACCATCACCAGCCCCCAG GCTATCATGATGAGCATCTGCTTGCAGTCCATGGTGGATGAACTGATGGTGAAGAAATCCGGTGGCAGTATCAGGAAG ATGCTGCGCCGGCGGGTAGGCGGCCCCCTAAGACGCTCAGACAGCCAGCAAGTAGTGAAGTCCCCACCACTGCTT GAGTCACCTGATGCCAGCCGGGAATCCATGGTCAAACTCTCA AGCAAGCTGAGTGCTGTGAGCTTGCGGGGGATCAGCAGTCCCAGCACAGATGCCAGTGCCAGTGATGTCCATGGCAATTTCGCCTTTGAGGGCATTGGAGATGAGGATCTGTGA
- the SNX17 gene encoding sorting nexin-17 isoform X2, with amino-acid sequence MHFSIPETESRSGDSGGSAYVAYNIHVNGVLHCRVRYSQLLGLHEQLRKEYGANVLPSFPPKKLFSLTPAEVEQRREQLEKYMQAVRQDPLLGSSETFNSFLRRAQQETQQVPTEEVSLEVLLSNGQKVLVNVLTSDQTEDVLEAVAAKLDLPDDLIGYFSLFLVREKEDGTFSFVRKLQEFELPYVSVTSLRSQEYKIVLRKSYWDSAYDDDVMENRVGLNLLYAQTVSDIERGWILVTKEQHRQLKSLQEKVSKKEFLRLAQTLRHYGYLRFDACVADFPEKDCPVVVSAGNSELSLQLRLPGQQLREGSFRVTRMRCWRVTSSVPLPSGGTSSPGRGRGEAIMMSICLQSMVDELMVKKSGGSIRKMLRRRVGGPLRRSDSQQVVKSPPLLESPDASRESMVKLSSKLSAVSLRGISSPSTDASASDVHGNFAFEGIGDEDL; translated from the exons ATGCACTTTTCCATTCCTGAAACCGAGTCCCGCAGCGGGGACAGCGGCGGCTCCGCCTATGTG GCCTATAACATTCACGTGAATGGAGTCCTGCACTGTCGGGTGCGCTACAGCCAGCTCCTGGGGCTACACGAGCAG CTTCGGAAGGAGTATGGGGCCAATGTGCTTCCTTCATTTCCCCCaaagaagcttttctctctgacACCAGCTGAGGTAGAACAAAGAAGAGAACAGTTAGAGAAGTACATGCAAGCTG TTCGGCAAGACCCCCTACTTGGAAGCAGTGAGACTTTCAACAGTTTCCTGCGTCGGGCACAGCAG GAGACACAGCAGGTTCCTACAGAGGAGGTCTCCTTGGAAGTGCTGCTCAGCAATGGGCAGAAGGTTCTGGTCAATGTGCTAACTTCAGATCAGACTGAGGATGTCCTGGAG GCTGTGGCTGCAAAGCTGGATCTTCCAGATGACCTGATTGGATACTTTAGTCTCTTTCTAGTTCGAGAAAAAGAGGATGGAACCTTTTCTT TTGTACGCAAGTTGCAAGAATTTGAGCTGCCCTATGTGTCTGTTACCAGTCTTCGGAGTCAAGAGTATAAGATTGTGCTAAGGAAGAG TTACTGGGACTCTGCCTATGATGATGATGTCATGGAGAACCGGGTTGGCCTAAACCTGCTTTATGCTCAG ACAGTATCAGACATTGAGCGTGGGTGGATCCTGGTCACCAAGGAGCAGCACCGGCAGCTCAAATCTCTGCAAGAGAAGGTCTCTAAGAAGGAG TTCCTGCGGTTGGCTCAGACGCTGCGGCACTATGGCTACTTGCGCTTCGATGCCTGTGTGGCCGACTTCCCAGAGAAGGACTGTCCCGTGGTGGTGAGCGCAGGCAACAGTGAGCTCAGCCTCCAGCTCCGCCTACCTGGCCAGCAACTCCGGGAAGGCTCCTTCCGGGTCACCCGCATGCGGTGCTGGCGGGTCACCTCCTCT GTGCCTTTGCCCAGTGGAGGCACAAGCAGCCCAGGCCGTGGCCGTGGTGAG GCTATCATGATGAGCATCTGCTTGCAGTCCATGGTGGATGAACTGATGGTGAAGAAATCCGGTGGCAGTATCAGGAAG ATGCTGCGCCGGCGGGTAGGCGGCCCCCTAAGACGCTCAGACAGCCAGCAAGTAGTGAAGTCCCCACCACTGCTT GAGTCACCTGATGCCAGCCGGGAATCCATGGTCAAACTCTCA AGCAAGCTGAGTGCTGTGAGCTTGCGGGGGATCAGCAGTCCCAGCACAGATGCCAGTGCCAGTGATGTCCATGGCAATTTCGCCTTTGAGGGCATTGGAGATGAGGATCTGTGA
- the SNX17 gene encoding sorting nexin-17 isoform X1: MHFSIPETESRSGDSGGSAYVAYNIHVNGVLHCRVRYSQLLGLHEQLRKEYGANVLPSFPPKKLFSLTPAEVEQRREQLEKYMQAVRQDPLLGSSETFNSFLRRAQQETQQVPTEEVSLEVLLSNGQKVLVNVLTSDQTEDVLEAVAAKLDLPDDLIGYFSLFLVREKEDGTFSFVRKLQEFELPYVSVTSLRSQEYKIVLRKSYWDSAYDDDVMENRVGLNLLYAQTVSDIERGWILVTKEQHRQLKSLQEKVSKKEFLRLAQTLRHYGYLRFDACVADFPEKDCPVVVSAGNSELSLQLRLPGQQLREGSFRVTRMRCWRVTSSVPLPSGGTSSPGRGRGEVRLELAFEYLMSKDRLQWVTITSPQAIMMSICLQSMVDELMVKKSGGSIRKMLRRRVGGPLRRSDSQQVVKSPPLLESPDASRESMVKLSSKLSAVSLRGISSPSTDASASDVHGNFAFEGIGDEDL, from the exons ATGCACTTTTCCATTCCTGAAACCGAGTCCCGCAGCGGGGACAGCGGCGGCTCCGCCTATGTG GCCTATAACATTCACGTGAATGGAGTCCTGCACTGTCGGGTGCGCTACAGCCAGCTCCTGGGGCTACACGAGCAG CTTCGGAAGGAGTATGGGGCCAATGTGCTTCCTTCATTTCCCCCaaagaagcttttctctctgacACCAGCTGAGGTAGAACAAAGAAGAGAACAGTTAGAGAAGTACATGCAAGCTG TTCGGCAAGACCCCCTACTTGGAAGCAGTGAGACTTTCAACAGTTTCCTGCGTCGGGCACAGCAG GAGACACAGCAGGTTCCTACAGAGGAGGTCTCCTTGGAAGTGCTGCTCAGCAATGGGCAGAAGGTTCTGGTCAATGTGCTAACTTCAGATCAGACTGAGGATGTCCTGGAG GCTGTGGCTGCAAAGCTGGATCTTCCAGATGACCTGATTGGATACTTTAGTCTCTTTCTAGTTCGAGAAAAAGAGGATGGAACCTTTTCTT TTGTACGCAAGTTGCAAGAATTTGAGCTGCCCTATGTGTCTGTTACCAGTCTTCGGAGTCAAGAGTATAAGATTGTGCTAAGGAAGAG TTACTGGGACTCTGCCTATGATGATGATGTCATGGAGAACCGGGTTGGCCTAAACCTGCTTTATGCTCAG ACAGTATCAGACATTGAGCGTGGGTGGATCCTGGTCACCAAGGAGCAGCACCGGCAGCTCAAATCTCTGCAAGAGAAGGTCTCTAAGAAGGAG TTCCTGCGGTTGGCTCAGACGCTGCGGCACTATGGCTACTTGCGCTTCGATGCCTGTGTGGCCGACTTCCCAGAGAAGGACTGTCCCGTGGTGGTGAGCGCAGGCAACAGTGAGCTCAGCCTCCAGCTCCGCCTACCTGGCCAGCAACTCCGGGAAGGCTCCTTCCGGGTCACCCGCATGCGGTGCTGGCGGGTCACCTCCTCT GTGCCTTTGCCCAGTGGAGGCACAAGCAGCCCAGGCCGTGGCCGTGGTGAGGTACGCCTAGAACTGGCTTTTGAATACCTCATGAGCAAGGACCGGCTACAGTGGGTCACCATCACCAGCCCCCAG GCTATCATGATGAGCATCTGCTTGCAGTCCATGGTGGATGAACTGATGGTGAAGAAATCCGGTGGCAGTATCAGGAAG ATGCTGCGCCGGCGGGTAGGCGGCCCCCTAAGACGCTCAGACAGCCAGCAAGTAGTGAAGTCCCCACCACTGCTT GAGTCACCTGATGCCAGCCGGGAATCCATGGTCAAACTCTCA AGCAAGCTGAGTGCTGTGAGCTTGCGGGGGATCAGCAGTCCCAGCACAGATGCCAGTGCCAGTGATGTCCATGGCAATTTCGCCTTTGAGGGCATTGGAGATGAGGATCTGTGA